The Desulfobotulus pelophilus genome has a window encoding:
- a CDS encoding efflux RND transporter periplasmic adaptor subunit, producing the protein MKTPFLPIALSIFLLLSGCGRKEEEMPPELRPVRYEILTRQGLQETRTFTGQARPASEIRLGFRIGGQIVDLPVKMGEAILQGQLIARLDDSDDRLTLSELQAVLENTKAQRDTASAALDRVRSLYARDNVPLSEYESAKSRFAAASADHEATLQRIALQKSRLSYARLVSPAAGRIASVDVEKNENVQAGATIATLSTDDAMLVRTGIPEAYISRIHTGDRVQARFSTLPESLFTGRVYEVSYVSDAQSTYPVTVRILEPDPRIRPGMSADLTFRLRDSSRDSSILVPLFAVMENPQGRFVWVLQAGETEGTGIVHRRPVTPGTLMGDRMEITEGLSAGDKVVTAGVSRLTDGMIVRYDDPETMP; encoded by the coding sequence ATGAAAACACCTTTTCTTCCCATTGCCCTGTCCATCTTCCTTCTCCTTTCCGGCTGCGGTCGAAAAGAGGAAGAAATGCCGCCGGAACTGCGACCTGTCCGCTATGAAATCCTTACACGACAGGGACTGCAGGAAACCCGGACCTTTACGGGTCAGGCAAGGCCCGCTTCCGAAATCCGTCTTGGCTTCCGTATTGGCGGCCAGATTGTTGATCTGCCCGTAAAAATGGGAGAGGCCATTCTTCAGGGGCAGCTTATCGCCCGGCTGGATGACAGCGATGACCGCCTGACCCTCTCGGAGCTTCAGGCTGTGCTGGAAAACACAAAAGCTCAGAGAGACACGGCGTCAGCAGCACTGGACAGGGTCCGCAGCCTCTATGCCAGAGACAATGTCCCCCTGAGCGAATACGAAAGTGCCAAAAGCCGTTTTGCGGCCGCATCCGCCGACCATGAGGCAACCCTGCAACGGATAGCCCTTCAGAAAAGCAGACTTTCCTACGCACGCCTTGTATCCCCCGCAGCAGGCCGTATTGCCAGTGTGGATGTGGAAAAAAACGAGAATGTTCAGGCTGGCGCCACCATAGCGACCCTCAGCACCGACGATGCCATGCTGGTACGTACCGGCATCCCCGAAGCCTATATCAGTCGGATTCACACCGGTGACCGGGTGCAGGCCCGGTTCAGTACCCTTCCGGAAAGTCTTTTTACGGGTAGGGTTTATGAGGTTTCCTATGTGAGCGATGCCCAGTCCACCTATCCGGTAACCGTACGCATCCTTGAACCGGATCCCCGTATCCGGCCGGGCATGTCGGCCGATCTTACCTTCCGCCTCCGTGACAGCTCCCGGGACAGCAGCATACTCGTGCCCCTTTTTGCTGTCATGGAAAATCCTCAGGGCCGTTTTGTCTGGGTTCTGCAGGCCGGTGAAACGGAAGGAACCGGTATTGTTCACCGCAGACCCGTCACCCCGGGTACCCTTATGGGCGACAGAATGGAGATCACAGAAGGGCTTTCCGCCGGAGACAAAGTGGTCACAGCCGGAGTCTCCCGCCTCACCGATGGGATGATAGTCCGCTATGATGACCCGGAGACCATGCCATGA
- a CDS encoding efflux RND transporter permease subunit, whose product MNMTKTAVDNRWLTITLIAVLLLGGFQSFRAMPKDDMPPFLIRSVSIVTSFPGASPERVEQLVTDPIEKAVQEISQVDYISSESRPGVSVITVNLKESEYDLRPIFDHIRRKVDEVRPLLPEDSSPTVNDELGDVFGILIGITGEGFTFAELKKISDEVRDRLIKLPEVARVEIRGEQPERIYITYDEARLSSLGLSHSHIAAMIQATNIIFPGGNVTIGQNRISLEPSGNFENIEDLKNLIISQPGSPLILRLRDVARIERGYMDPPDNHVRINGIPGMVLGCSLKKEGNILEMGGAIDREIREMEKIYPHGVTFIRVASQDTKVNTAIRNFTGNLIQSVVVVLATMFLFLGLRTGFVVSSLIPSAILCTFFVMSFLGVGLNQVSLASLIIALGMLVDNAIVMSEAMMVRMESGEKKLDAALAASRELAIPLLVSSLTTAAAFVSFYLANSVMGEIMGQLFLVVSTALLASWLLSLSLIPMLAMQWIRVTKSKKEETGPIARIRNQYETILIRVLKKPKTFALCTALLFIASLGLFRFIPFVFFADSDTPMISANLELPVGVDISLTDQVTRELETFIQNELLAEHKGKGVTHFAAFVGKGAPKYDLGYRPPESAPYTAHILLNTTGDDVNDAVKNAVYDFALNHFPDVTAKVSRLKSGGGSEKPIAIRITGDDPERLYALGERVKTKLRSIQGTRNVADDWGLRSRKFRILIDQNRAHLAGLSSQDVAASLQTLLSGSATGIYREKEHNIPIIMIRENPGIMDIAALEGLPVHSPSTGRSVPLKQVADIELVWEPAKILRRDLHRTLTVSSETAGNITAAAVMASMKPWLTEDAREWGRGYGYELGGEAEDSAKAMGAVMEKLPISFFVIILLLIAQFNSIKKPLIVLLTIPLGITGVALGLFVFRSSFGFMAFLGVISLAGIVINNAIVLLDRIRIEKEENGLTPEQAVVTAACQRFRPILLTTATTALGLIPLWIGGGPMWQPMAITIFSGLIFATVITLLFVPVCYSLFYGLRPEKSASGMPENRNDSKQGKKNIDFHAYGA is encoded by the coding sequence ATGAACATGACAAAAACAGCCGTGGATAACCGCTGGCTGACCATCACCCTCATTGCGGTTCTGCTTCTGGGCGGCTTTCAGAGCTTCCGGGCCATGCCCAAGGATGACATGCCTCCCTTTCTGATACGCAGCGTCAGTATCGTCACCTCCTTTCCCGGAGCTTCACCTGAAAGGGTGGAACAGCTGGTGACCGATCCCATTGAAAAAGCGGTTCAGGAAATATCACAGGTGGATTATATTTCTTCCGAATCCAGGCCCGGCGTTTCTGTCATTACGGTGAACCTCAAGGAAAGTGAATATGATTTACGACCCATTTTCGACCACATACGACGCAAAGTGGATGAAGTCCGCCCCCTTCTTCCCGAAGACTCATCTCCCACTGTCAATGATGAACTGGGAGATGTTTTCGGTATTCTCATCGGCATTACGGGAGAAGGCTTTACCTTTGCAGAGCTGAAAAAAATCAGCGATGAGGTACGGGACAGACTCATCAAACTGCCGGAAGTGGCCAGGGTTGAAATCCGGGGAGAGCAGCCGGAACGGATCTATATTACCTACGATGAAGCACGGCTCAGCAGTCTGGGGCTTTCGCACAGCCACATTGCCGCCATGATTCAGGCCACCAACATTATTTTTCCCGGTGGCAACGTTACCATAGGTCAAAACCGTATCAGCCTGGAACCTTCTGGCAACTTCGAAAACATTGAGGATCTCAAAAATCTTATCATATCCCAGCCGGGCAGCCCCCTTATCCTCAGGCTCAGGGATGTGGCCCGTATCGAAAGAGGATATATGGACCCGCCGGACAACCACGTTCGCATTAACGGTATACCCGGCATGGTACTCGGCTGCTCCCTGAAAAAAGAGGGGAATATTCTGGAAATGGGTGGGGCCATTGACCGGGAAATCAGGGAAATGGAAAAGATCTATCCCCATGGCGTTACCTTTATCCGGGTTGCTTCCCAGGATACCAAGGTAAACACAGCTATCCGGAATTTCACCGGTAATCTTATTCAGAGTGTGGTGGTGGTCCTTGCCACCATGTTTCTTTTCCTCGGACTGCGAACGGGCTTTGTGGTTTCATCCCTCATCCCTTCCGCCATTCTCTGCACATTTTTCGTCATGTCCTTTCTGGGAGTGGGTCTGAATCAGGTTTCGCTTGCTTCCCTCATCATTGCCCTCGGCATGCTCGTAGACAATGCCATTGTTATGAGTGAAGCCATGATGGTACGCATGGAATCCGGAGAAAAAAAACTGGATGCCGCCCTCGCTGCTTCCAGGGAGCTGGCCATCCCCCTTCTGGTTTCTTCCCTCACAACGGCTGCTGCCTTCGTCAGTTTTTATCTGGCCAACTCCGTTATGGGCGAAATCATGGGCCAGCTTTTTCTGGTGGTCAGTACGGCCCTGCTGGCCTCATGGCTTCTGTCCTTAAGCCTTATTCCCATGTTGGCCATGCAATGGATACGGGTAACCAAATCAAAAAAGGAAGAAACCGGACCCATTGCCCGCATCCGGAATCAGTATGAAACAATTCTGATACGTGTACTGAAAAAACCAAAAACCTTTGCTTTGTGCACAGCCCTGCTCTTTATTGCCAGCCTCGGTCTTTTCCGTTTTATCCCCTTCGTATTTTTTGCAGACAGCGATACCCCCATGATCAGTGCCAACCTGGAACTGCCGGTCGGCGTGGACATCTCCCTTACAGACCAGGTGACCAGAGAGCTGGAAACTTTTATTCAAAACGAGCTACTGGCGGAACATAAGGGCAAAGGTGTCACCCATTTTGCCGCCTTTGTGGGCAAAGGGGCTCCCAAATACGACCTGGGCTACAGACCTCCGGAAAGCGCTCCCTACACAGCCCATATTCTCCTCAACACCACAGGCGATGATGTGAATGATGCGGTGAAAAATGCGGTCTATGATTTTGCCCTGAACCATTTTCCCGATGTCACGGCCAAGGTTTCCCGGCTGAAAAGTGGTGGCGGATCGGAGAAGCCCATTGCCATCCGCATCACAGGCGATGACCCGGAACGGCTTTATGCCCTCGGGGAAAGGGTGAAGACAAAGCTGCGCAGTATTCAGGGCACCCGCAATGTAGCAGACGACTGGGGCCTTCGGTCCCGGAAGTTCAGGATTCTCATTGATCAGAACCGGGCCCACCTGGCAGGGCTCAGCAGCCAGGATGTGGCAGCCAGTCTGCAGACACTGCTTTCAGGCTCAGCCACTGGTATTTACAGGGAAAAAGAGCATAACATTCCCATTATCATGATCCGGGAAAATCCAGGCATCATGGACATAGCAGCGCTGGAGGGCTTACCGGTTCACAGTCCGTCCACGGGAAGAAGTGTTCCCTTAAAGCAGGTGGCAGACATTGAACTGGTCTGGGAACCAGCTAAAATTCTTCGCAGGGACCTGCACCGTACCCTTACGGTAAGCTCGGAAACCGCAGGGAACATCACGGCAGCTGCCGTAATGGCCTCCATGAAACCCTGGCTGACGGAAGATGCCCGGGAATGGGGCAGGGGTTATGGTTATGAACTGGGCGGTGAAGCCGAAGACAGTGCCAAGGCCATGGGAGCTGTCATGGAAAAACTTCCTATCTCCTTTTTTGTCATTATCCTCCTGCTCATTGCCCAGTTCAACTCCATCAAAAAACCCCTCATCGTACTTCTCACCATTCCTCTGGGTATAACCGGTGTGGCACTCGGGCTTTTTGTTTTTCGCTCAAGCTTCGGTTTCATGGCCTTTCTCGGGGTAATCAGCCTGGCAGGTATCGTTATCAACAATGCCATTGTACTCCTTGATCGCATCCGCATTGAAAAGGAGGAAAACGGACTTACACCGGAACAGGCCGTTGTAACAGCGGCCTGCCAGCGTTTCCGCCCCATTCTGCTGACCACCGCCACCACGGCCTTAGGCCTTATTCCCCTGTGGATCGGCGGGGGTCCCATGTGGCAGCCCATGGCCATCACCATTTTTTCCGGTCTGATCTTTGCCACCGTGATCACCCTTCTTTTTGTACCGGTCTGTTACAGCCTATTTTATGGCCTCCGGCCGGAAAAATCAGCCTCCGGAATGCCGGAAAACAGGAATGATTCCAAACAAGGGAAAAAAAACATTGACTTCCATGCTTATGGGGCGTAA